One window of Quercus robur chromosome 5, dhQueRobu3.1, whole genome shotgun sequence genomic DNA carries:
- the LOC126726409 gene encoding probable purine permease 10 isoform X5: MKEAQELQLHVMTPLEAKEANSTTEHINVTSQSTITQPRNYGWWLRMSMYTLFLLSGQSIALLLGRLYYDKGGKSRWLGVVVQLIGFPLLLPYYFIPSLKNLKTNSTTTTIYSKPPSTLVHVSVYVSLGLLVVANCFLYSTGLMYLPVSTFSLICASQLAFNAFFSSILNSQKFTPLIVNSLVLLTISSILLVFETDPSSDSSKVSKEKYVIGLICTICASAGHGWVLSLTQVAFKKVFKKETFTVVMDMIIYQSLVATLGAVVGLFASGDWKSLKTQMEEFELGKVSYIMTLVWTAIMWEVSAIGCVGLIFEVSSLFSNAISVLGLPIVPVLAAIFFHDKIGGIKVISMVLAIWGFVSYVYQQYLDDLKSKQHEDRNANEASNASSLQEVNGS, from the coding sequence CTCCGCTTGAAGCCAAAGAAGCAAACTCAACAACAGAGCATATAAATGTCACCAGCCAATCAACAATCACTCAGCCTAGAAATTATGGATGGTGGCTTCGAATGAGCATGTACACACTCTTTCTCCTCTCTGGCCAGTCAATAGCATTACTCTTGGGAAGATTATATTATGACAAAGGTGGTAAGAGCAGatggttgggagtggttgtgCAACTCATAGGCTTCCCTCTCCTTCTACCCTACTATTTCATCCCATCActcaaaaatctcaaaacaaaCAGTACCACCACCACTATCTACTCTAAACCACCATCCACCTTGGTACATGTATCAGTTTATGTATCACTTGGTCTACTTGTTGTTGCAAATTGCTTCTTGTATTCAACTGGGCTAATGTACCTTCCTGTGTCTactttctctctcatttgtgCATCACAGTTGGCCTTCAATGCTTTTTTCTCCTCCATCCTTAACTCACAAAAGTTCACCCCTTTGATAGTCAATTCTCTAGTCCTTCTCACTATATCCTCCATCCTCCTAGTTTTTGAAACAGACCCTTCTTCAGACTCCTCCAAAGTTTCTAAAGAAAAGTATGTAATTGGCTTAATATGCACTATCTGTGCATCTGCTGGACATGGTTGGGTGCTTTCACTTACACAGGTTGCCTTCAAAAAGGTTTTTAAAAAGGAGACATTTACAGTGGTCATGGACATGATAATCTATCAGTCTCTGGTTGCAACCTTAGGTGCTGTGGTGGGACTTTTTGCTAGTGGAGATTGGAAAAGTTTAAAAACACAGATGGAGGAGTTTGAACTAGGAAAAGTATCCTATATCATGACATTGGTTTGGACAGCTATAATGTGGGAAGTTTCAGCTATAGGTTGTGTAGGTTTGATTTTTGAGGTGTCTTCCTTATTCTCCAATGCCATAAGTGTTTTGGGTTTGCCTATTGTACCAGTTCTAGCTGCGATCTTTTTCCATGACAAAATTGGTGGAATAAAGGTGATCTCCATGGTTTTGGCTATTTGGGGTTTTGTTTCGTATGTCTATCAGCAGTACCTTGATGATCTCAAGTCCAAGCAACATGAAGATAGAAATGCAAATGAAGCTTCCAATGCCTCCTCACTACAAGAGGTTAATGGATCATGA
- the LOC126726409 gene encoding probable purine permease 10 isoform X4: protein MKEAQELQLHVMTAPLEAKEANSTTEHINVTSQSTITQPRNYGWWLRMSMYTLFLLSGQSIALLLGRLYYDKGGKSRWLGVVVQLIGFPLLLPYYFIPSLKNLKTNSTTTTIYSKPPSTLVHVSVYVSLGLLVVANCFLYSTGLMYLPVSTFSLICASQLAFNAFFSSILNSQKFTPLIVNSLVLLTISSILLVFETDPSSDSSKVSKEKYVIGLICTICASAGHGWVLSLTQVAFKKVFKKETFTVVMDMIIYQSLVATLGAVVGLFASGDWKSLKTQMEEFELGKVSYIMTLVWTAIMWEVSAIGCVGLIFEVSSLFSNAISVLGLPIVPVLAAIFFHDKIGGIKVISMVLAIWGFVSYVYQQYLDDLKSKQHEDRNANEASNASSLQEVNGS from the coding sequence CAGCTCCGCTTGAAGCCAAAGAAGCAAACTCAACAACAGAGCATATAAATGTCACCAGCCAATCAACAATCACTCAGCCTAGAAATTATGGATGGTGGCTTCGAATGAGCATGTACACACTCTTTCTCCTCTCTGGCCAGTCAATAGCATTACTCTTGGGAAGATTATATTATGACAAAGGTGGTAAGAGCAGatggttgggagtggttgtgCAACTCATAGGCTTCCCTCTCCTTCTACCCTACTATTTCATCCCATCActcaaaaatctcaaaacaaaCAGTACCACCACCACTATCTACTCTAAACCACCATCCACCTTGGTACATGTATCAGTTTATGTATCACTTGGTCTACTTGTTGTTGCAAATTGCTTCTTGTATTCAACTGGGCTAATGTACCTTCCTGTGTCTactttctctctcatttgtgCATCACAGTTGGCCTTCAATGCTTTTTTCTCCTCCATCCTTAACTCACAAAAGTTCACCCCTTTGATAGTCAATTCTCTAGTCCTTCTCACTATATCCTCCATCCTCCTAGTTTTTGAAACAGACCCTTCTTCAGACTCCTCCAAAGTTTCTAAAGAAAAGTATGTAATTGGCTTAATATGCACTATCTGTGCATCTGCTGGACATGGTTGGGTGCTTTCACTTACACAGGTTGCCTTCAAAAAGGTTTTTAAAAAGGAGACATTTACAGTGGTCATGGACATGATAATCTATCAGTCTCTGGTTGCAACCTTAGGTGCTGTGGTGGGACTTTTTGCTAGTGGAGATTGGAAAAGTTTAAAAACACAGATGGAGGAGTTTGAACTAGGAAAAGTATCCTATATCATGACATTGGTTTGGACAGCTATAATGTGGGAAGTTTCAGCTATAGGTTGTGTAGGTTTGATTTTTGAGGTGTCTTCCTTATTCTCCAATGCCATAAGTGTTTTGGGTTTGCCTATTGTACCAGTTCTAGCTGCGATCTTTTTCCATGACAAAATTGGTGGAATAAAGGTGATCTCCATGGTTTTGGCTATTTGGGGTTTTGTTTCGTATGTCTATCAGCAGTACCTTGATGATCTCAAGTCCAAGCAACATGAAGATAGAAATGCAAATGAAGCTTCCAATGCCTCCTCACTACAAGAGGTTAATGGATCATGA